Proteins found in one Amphiura filiformis chromosome 14, Afil_fr2py, whole genome shotgun sequence genomic segment:
- the LOC140169419 gene encoding uncharacterized protein produces MSVTGNISVMMKMKLVVTVAGIFITFFNFANSETEDCVALCNQCVEVSDTINHMTCTKHCNELKEKNDDKISCQQMTALNKGNPSLGDEIKAFNAKVSKLIEGGDYSAIVEEIYTDDCLIVFDGYAPGFGKEDTKQVWFDWFESNPSFNRILFTTTAFGESGGYVWEDGIANAYHDDALVGSWRYMYVYKRVNGNLLLFMDIDF; encoded by the exons ATGTCTGTGACAG GTAATATCTCAGTCATGATGAAGATGAAACTGGTCGTCACAGTTGCTGGTATTTTCATCACGTTTTTCAACTTTGCGAATTCCGAAACGGAGGACTGTGTAGCACTCTGTAATCAATGCGTTGAGGTCTCGGATACCATTAACCATATGACATGCACAAAGCATTGCAACGAGCTGAAGGAGAAGAATGACGATAAAATTTCGTGTCAGCAAATGACAG CACTAAACAAAGGTAATCCTTCCCTTGGAGACGAGATCAAAGCATTTAATGCAAAAGTATCAAAATTGATCGAAGGCGGTGACTATTCTGCCATTGTTGAAGAGATATACACTGACGACTGTTTGATTGTGTTCGATGGATATGCACCTGGATTTGGTAAAGAAG atacgaagcAGGTTTGGTTCGATTGGTTCGAAAGCAATCCCAGCTTTAATCGGATTTTATTCACTACCACTGCATTCGGTGAGAGCGGTGGATATGTTTGGGAAGATGGCATCGCAAATGCATATCATGACGACGCCCTTGTTGGTTCTTGGCG GTATATGTATGTTTACAAACGCGTAAATGGAAATCTGCTTCTTTTCATGGACATAGACTTCTAA